Proteins found in one Salvelinus alpinus chromosome 11, SLU_Salpinus.1, whole genome shotgun sequence genomic segment:
- the LOC139534048 gene encoding hemagglutinin/amebocyte aggregation factor-like isoform X3, whose product MNVNKHELRWENQFDQPLHFNCPSRQSISHINSQHDNSYEDRVWDFECKDTFVSEPECHWSPYVNDLEQEFSFKCPNNYVLAGVNSYHSNPHEDRRWKFYCCRVNSYCNQDCQWTPYVNYFDEVISWQVPGLNYLVGAGSYHSNYYKDRRWRYQYCTRKSNC is encoded by the exons ATGAACGTCAACAAACATG AACTCCGATGGGAAAACCAATTTGACCAGCCCTTACATTTTAACTGCCCTTCAAGACAATCCATCTCCCACATAAATAG TCAGCATGACAACTCCTATGAAGACCGTGTGTGGGACTTTGAGTGCAAAGACACATTTGTCTCAGAGCCTGAGTGCCACTGGTCTCCTTACGTAAATGACTTAGAACAAGAGTTCAGCTTCAAATGCCCCAATAACTATGTCCTCGCTGGGGTGAACAGCTATCATTCCAACCCCCATGAGGACAGAAG GTGGAAGTTCTACTGCTGTCGAGTCAACAGCTACTGTAACCAGGACTGTCAGTGGACCCCCTACGTCAACTACTTTGATGAGGTCATCTCTTGGCAAGTCCCAGGCCTGAACTACCTAGTTGGGGCCGGAAGCTACCATTCAAATTATTATAA AGACCGTCGTTGGAGATACCAGTACTGCACACGGAAGTCAAACTGCTGA
- the LOC139534047 gene encoding optineurin-like isoform X2 produces MASSSPMVNGDISRGPSSHPGHSPTTGTLEETLQQMNCLIQENRDLKEALKQTNMSMKERFEGLSVWREKQREEKVFLEGRLDEARGRMEALSSHNQELSMKVEVLEGGEGEGKGQAETANQNAELEALRAQLVRLQAEKNDLVAMNSELQLKTGQESEDDSFIEIRFAKEDTGKELIHNERDPRYDMSVSRQESEELTVSQLLQSLRKETQRVERLQIELQATRSRITELEEKETNTESSTQTSLLPEVVSPALATTACGTEPEPAETPQHKSGKEKAASEVENLKAQMMTLFNELQQAQSKLGEAEGMKKNLQDRCRDVEQEVVTLTAQLVEKQEVQSENDRLKLQVDSMKAQSQLEQRKAGEERTDLTQLKDAYTKLFEDYNELKQESKNREPLVTKEVGDLQTRLDAAEKALAAKQQQIDVMKQEMYQKEKELETISVFQAQAEVYSSDFYAERAAREKIHEEKERLSAQLEFVKKQNTQLQDEMDSLGRW; encoded by the exons ATGGCGTCCAGCTCCCCCATGGTGAACGGGGACATCTCCCGGGGTCCTAGCTCCCACCCCGGCCACAGCCCCACCACAGGCACCCTGGAGGAAACGCTGCAGCAGATGAACTGCCTCATCCAGGAGAACCGAGACCTGAAGG AGGCGCTGAAGCAAACCAACATGTCGATGAAGGAGCGCTTCGAGGGTCTGTCTGTGtggagggagaagcagagggaggaGAAAGTGTTCCTGGAGGGGAGGCTGGATGAGGCGCGCGGCCGCATGGAGGCCCTCTCCTCACACAACCAGGAGCTCAGCATGAAGGTGGAGgtgctggagggaggagaaggagaggggaagggacag GCCgagacagccaatcagaatgcAGAACTGGAGGCGCTGCGTGCCCAACTGGTGCGTCTGCAGGCTGAGAAGAATGACCTGGTGGCCATGAACTCTGAACTCCAGCTCAAGACAGGTCAGGAGTCAGAGGATGACTCCTTCATAGAGATCAGGTTTGCT aaagaGGATACTGGAAAGGAGCTGATTCATAATGAAAGGGACCCCAGGTATGACATGAGTGTATCCAGGCAGGAGTCTGAGGAGCTGACTGTCAGCCAGCTGCTCCAGTCTCTGAGGAAGGAGACCCAGAGGGTGGAGAGGCTACAAATCGAGCTCCAGGCTACCAGATCCAG AATCACAGAGCTGGAGGAGAAAGAAACTAACACGGAGAGCTCCACACAGACCTCACTACTGCCAGAGGTGGTTTCCCCTGCACTAGCCACCACCGCATGTGGTACTGAGCCAGAACCAGCGGAGACGCCCCAACATAAGTCTGGGAAGGAGAAG GCTGCGTCAGAGGTGGAGAATCTGAAGGCTCAGATGATGACCCTGTTTAATGAGCTACAGCAGGCTCAGAGCAAACTGGGCGAGGCAGAGGGCATGAAGAAGAACCtgcaggacag ATGTAGGGATGTGGAGCAGGAGGTGGTGACTCTGACAGCCCAGCTGGTAGAGAAGCAGGAGGTACAGAGTGAGAATGACAGACTGAAGCTGCAGGTGGACAGCATGAAGGCCCAGAGCCAGCTAGAGCAGAGGAaggctggagaggagag GACTGACCTGACCCAGCTGAAGGATGCCTACACCAAGCTATTCGAGGACTACAACGAGTTGAAGCAAGAGAGCAAGAACCGAGAG CCACTGGTCACTAAGGAGGTGGGAGACCTGCAGACCAGACTGGACGCAGCAGAGAAGGCCCTGGCTGCTAAGCAACAGCAGATAGATGTCATGAAGCAGGAGATGTATCAGAAGGAGAAGGAGCTGGAGACGATCTCTGTGTTCCAGGCCCAG GCGGAGGTGTACTCGTCTGACTTCTATGCGGAGCGAGCAGCTCGGGAGAAGATTCACGAGGAGAAAGAACGTCTGTCTGCTCAGCTGGAGTTTGTCAAGAAACAGAATACTCAGCTACAGGACGAGATGGACTCACTGGGCAG GTGGTGA
- the LOC139534048 gene encoding hemagglutinin/amebocyte aggregation factor-like isoform X2 encodes MTVYQKTKGLLRGRGLGLKIKRWDKTHITTRETTRHNDTKYNIAWQQHMVQTLSGTDNSKGKKVETVKLRWENQFDQPLHFNCPSRQSISHINSQHDNSYEDRVWDFECKDTFVSEPECHWSPYVNDLEQEFSFKCPNNYVLAGVNSYHSNPHEDRRWKFYCCRVNSYCNQDCQWTPYVNYFDEVISWQVPGLNYLVGAGSYHSNYYKDRRWRYQYCTRKSNC; translated from the exons atgacggtttaccaaaagacaaaaggcctactgcggggacgggggctgggattaaaaataaaaagatgggacaaaacacacatcacgaccaGAGAGACAACACGACATAATGACACCAAatacaacatagcatggcagcaacacatggtacaaacattatcgGGCACCGACAACAgcaaaggcaagaaggtagagactgtca AACTCCGATGGGAAAACCAATTTGACCAGCCCTTACATTTTAACTGCCCTTCAAGACAATCCATCTCCCACATAAATAG TCAGCATGACAACTCCTATGAAGACCGTGTGTGGGACTTTGAGTGCAAAGACACATTTGTCTCAGAGCCTGAGTGCCACTGGTCTCCTTACGTAAATGACTTAGAACAAGAGTTCAGCTTCAAATGCCCCAATAACTATGTCCTCGCTGGGGTGAACAGCTATCATTCCAACCCCCATGAGGACAGAAG GTGGAAGTTCTACTGCTGTCGAGTCAACAGCTACTGTAACCAGGACTGTCAGTGGACCCCCTACGTCAACTACTTTGATGAGGTCATCTCTTGGCAAGTCCCAGGCCTGAACTACCTAGTTGGGGCCGGAAGCTACCATTCAAATTATTATAA AGACCGTCGTTGGAGATACCAGTACTGCACACGGAAGTCAAACTGCTGA
- the LOC139534047 gene encoding optineurin-like isoform X1, with the protein MASSSPMVNGDISRGPSSHPGHSPTTGTLEETLQQMNCLIQENRDLKEALKQTNMSMKERFEGLSVWREKQREEKVFLEGRLDEARGRMEALSSHNQELSMKVEVLEGGEGEGKGQAETANQNAELEALRAQLVRLQAEKNDLVAMNSELQLKTGQESEDDSFIEIRFAKEDTGKELIHNERDPRYDMSVSRQESEELTVSQLLQSLRKETQRVERLQIELQATRSRITELEEKETNTESSTQTSLLPEVVSPALATTACGTEPEPAETPQHKSGKEKAASEVENLKAQMMTLFNELQQAQSKLGEAEGMKKNLQDRCRDVEQEVVTLTAQLVEKQEVQSENDRLKLQVDSMKAQSQLEQRKAGEERTDLTQLKDAYTKLFEDYNELKQESKNREPLVTKEVGDLQTRLDAAEKALAAKQQQIDVMKQEMYQKEKELETISVFQAQAEVYSSDFYAERAAREKIHEEKERLSAQLEFVKKQNTQLQDEMDSLGRQSLSDMQRRHMPRGGNPHGGAGPHNMEGARGGDARDWQQQGNIPEHVCPKCNEILPDLDTLQIHIMDCII; encoded by the exons ATGGCGTCCAGCTCCCCCATGGTGAACGGGGACATCTCCCGGGGTCCTAGCTCCCACCCCGGCCACAGCCCCACCACAGGCACCCTGGAGGAAACGCTGCAGCAGATGAACTGCCTCATCCAGGAGAACCGAGACCTGAAGG AGGCGCTGAAGCAAACCAACATGTCGATGAAGGAGCGCTTCGAGGGTCTGTCTGTGtggagggagaagcagagggaggaGAAAGTGTTCCTGGAGGGGAGGCTGGATGAGGCGCGCGGCCGCATGGAGGCCCTCTCCTCACACAACCAGGAGCTCAGCATGAAGGTGGAGgtgctggagggaggagaaggagaggggaagggacag GCCgagacagccaatcagaatgcAGAACTGGAGGCGCTGCGTGCCCAACTGGTGCGTCTGCAGGCTGAGAAGAATGACCTGGTGGCCATGAACTCTGAACTCCAGCTCAAGACAGGTCAGGAGTCAGAGGATGACTCCTTCATAGAGATCAGGTTTGCT aaagaGGATACTGGAAAGGAGCTGATTCATAATGAAAGGGACCCCAGGTATGACATGAGTGTATCCAGGCAGGAGTCTGAGGAGCTGACTGTCAGCCAGCTGCTCCAGTCTCTGAGGAAGGAGACCCAGAGGGTGGAGAGGCTACAAATCGAGCTCCAGGCTACCAGATCCAG AATCACAGAGCTGGAGGAGAAAGAAACTAACACGGAGAGCTCCACACAGACCTCACTACTGCCAGAGGTGGTTTCCCCTGCACTAGCCACCACCGCATGTGGTACTGAGCCAGAACCAGCGGAGACGCCCCAACATAAGTCTGGGAAGGAGAAG GCTGCGTCAGAGGTGGAGAATCTGAAGGCTCAGATGATGACCCTGTTTAATGAGCTACAGCAGGCTCAGAGCAAACTGGGCGAGGCAGAGGGCATGAAGAAGAACCtgcaggacag ATGTAGGGATGTGGAGCAGGAGGTGGTGACTCTGACAGCCCAGCTGGTAGAGAAGCAGGAGGTACAGAGTGAGAATGACAGACTGAAGCTGCAGGTGGACAGCATGAAGGCCCAGAGCCAGCTAGAGCAGAGGAaggctggagaggagag GACTGACCTGACCCAGCTGAAGGATGCCTACACCAAGCTATTCGAGGACTACAACGAGTTGAAGCAAGAGAGCAAGAACCGAGAG CCACTGGTCACTAAGGAGGTGGGAGACCTGCAGACCAGACTGGACGCAGCAGAGAAGGCCCTGGCTGCTAAGCAACAGCAGATAGATGTCATGAAGCAGGAGATGTATCAGAAGGAGAAGGAGCTGGAGACGATCTCTGTGTTCCAGGCCCAG GCGGAGGTGTACTCGTCTGACTTCTATGCGGAGCGAGCAGCTCGGGAGAAGATTCACGAGGAGAAAGAACGTCTGTCTGCTCAGCTGGAGTTTGTCAAGAAACAGAATACTCAGCTACAGGACGAGATGGACTCACTGGGCAG GCAATCTCTGAGCGATATGCAGAGAAGACACATGCCACGTGGAGGCAATCCACATGGAGGTGCTGGTCCACACAACATGGAAGGAGCCAGAG GTGGTGATGCCAGGGACTGGCAGCAGCAGGGGAATATACCGGAGCACGTCTGCCCCAAGTGTAACGAGATCCTACCAGACCTGGACACCCTGCAGATTCACATCATGGACTGCATCATCTGA
- the LOC139534048 gene encoding hemagglutinin/amebocyte aggregation factor-like isoform X1: MNGPNFYILLLAGVLVSGRELRWENQFDQPLHFNCPSRQSISHINSQHDNSYEDRVWDFECKDTFVSEPECHWSPYVNDLEQEFSFKCPNNYVLAGVNSYHSNPHEDRRWKFYCCRVNSYCNQDCQWTPYVNYFDEVISWQVPGLNYLVGAGSYHSNYYKDRRWRYQYCTRKSNC; encoded by the exons ATGAACGGACCCAATTTCTATATTCTGCTTCTTGCTGGAGTCTTGGTCAGCGGGCGAG AACTCCGATGGGAAAACCAATTTGACCAGCCCTTACATTTTAACTGCCCTTCAAGACAATCCATCTCCCACATAAATAG TCAGCATGACAACTCCTATGAAGACCGTGTGTGGGACTTTGAGTGCAAAGACACATTTGTCTCAGAGCCTGAGTGCCACTGGTCTCCTTACGTAAATGACTTAGAACAAGAGTTCAGCTTCAAATGCCCCAATAACTATGTCCTCGCTGGGGTGAACAGCTATCATTCCAACCCCCATGAGGACAGAAG GTGGAAGTTCTACTGCTGTCGAGTCAACAGCTACTGTAACCAGGACTGTCAGTGGACCCCCTACGTCAACTACTTTGATGAGGTCATCTCTTGGCAAGTCCCAGGCCTGAACTACCTAGTTGGGGCCGGAAGCTACCATTCAAATTATTATAA AGACCGTCGTTGGAGATACCAGTACTGCACACGGAAGTCAAACTGCTGA